From one Nitrospira sp. MA-1 genomic stretch:
- the glgC gene encoding glucose-1-phosphate adenylyltransferase yields the protein MKTSSGSRRKKITERTPQKILAMIMAGGKGERLMPLTEQRSKPSVPFAGTYRIVDFVLSNFINSGIQSMYVLVQYRSQSLIEHLRRAWRFGGTNRQNFITVVPPQMKGRGKWYEGTADAVYQNINLIQDFAPGLVAVFGADHIYRMDVRQMIQFHLDQEADVTVASLPVPIQAAKGFGIVEVNANHQIIGFEEKPASPKPMPENPEMAFSSMGNYIFNADILVKILEQDASQAGTHDFGRNIIPSLIKSHRVLAYDFMDNVVPGIHPYEEWGYWRDVGTLEAYWQANMDILGESPILDLRNVKWPILTDASVEPVASLVRSHMDDAMVGQGSLVVDSTVKRSIIGRNVRIGEGCTIEESIILDGTLIGSNCHLHRCIIDRFNIISSGTTLGDKHGRDGRRSTAGKLGLTLFPRGQSYGGRAIHSSPSSLT from the coding sequence ATGAAAACCTCTTCTGGATCCCGTCGCAAAAAAATCACAGAACGGACGCCCCAAAAAATCCTGGCTATGATTATGGCTGGTGGAAAAGGTGAACGGCTAATGCCGTTAACTGAACAAAGGAGTAAGCCATCCGTGCCCTTTGCCGGCACCTATCGAATTGTCGATTTTGTTCTTAGCAATTTCATTAATTCCGGCATCCAATCCATGTATGTTTTGGTGCAATACCGTTCGCAATCCTTAATTGAACATCTCAGAAGGGCTTGGCGTTTTGGTGGCACCAACCGTCAAAACTTTATTACGGTCGTCCCTCCACAAATGAAGGGACGAGGCAAATGGTATGAAGGGACAGCGGATGCCGTTTATCAGAATATTAACCTCATTCAGGACTTCGCGCCAGGATTGGTGGCCGTCTTCGGAGCCGATCATATTTACCGGATGGATGTCCGGCAAATGATCCAATTTCATCTTGACCAGGAAGCGGATGTGACCGTCGCGTCGCTTCCCGTTCCGATTCAGGCAGCTAAAGGGTTTGGAATTGTCGAAGTCAATGCCAACCATCAAATCATCGGGTTTGAGGAAAAGCCAGCCTCGCCGAAACCCATGCCTGAAAATCCTGAGATGGCGTTTAGTTCGATGGGGAATTATATTTTTAACGCCGACATTCTTGTGAAAATCCTTGAACAAGACGCCAGTCAAGCCGGCACTCACGATTTTGGCAGGAACATTATTCCCTCCCTCATCAAATCTCACCGGGTCTTGGCTTATGACTTCATGGACAATGTGGTTCCCGGCATTCATCCTTATGAAGAATGGGGGTACTGGCGCGATGTCGGAACGCTGGAGGCCTATTGGCAAGCCAACATGGACATCTTGGGAGAGTCGCCGATCCTTGACTTACGAAATGTCAAATGGCCTATTCTGACCGATGCGTCGGTTGAACCCGTTGCCAGTCTAGTCCGATCCCACATGGATGATGCCATGGTCGGCCAAGGCAGCCTCGTCGTAGACAGTACAGTGAAACGTTCCATCATCGGACGTAATGTCAGGATTGGAGAAGGCTGTACCATTGAAGAATCGATTATTCTTGATGGGACACTCATCGGCTCCAATTGCCATCTCCATCGTTGTATCATTGATCGATTTAACATTATCTCGTCCGGAACCACCCTAGGCGACAAACATGGACGAGACGGTCGACGATCCACAGCCGGAAAGCTCGGCCTCACCCTTTTCCCTCGTGGGCAATCGTATGGCGGACGGGCCATTCACTCCTCACCCTCCTCTTTAACATAA
- a CDS encoding LapA family protein, producing MYSALLSLLLLLFFAVAFSIQNSEPIILNFFAWTFHGSRAVMLLTALGLGVSLTLLASLPSYIKKSRLIAKQQKTIAALERSVAELTNPPSNT from the coding sequence ATGTATTCTGCACTGTTGTCGTTGCTGCTTTTACTATTTTTTGCTGTTGCCTTTTCTATACAAAATTCCGAACCCATCATTCTGAATTTTTTTGCCTGGACCTTCCACGGGTCGCGGGCGGTCATGTTACTCACGGCTTTGGGGTTAGGTGTTAGCCTGACCCTACTGGCTTCATTGCCCTCCTACATAAAAAAAAGCCGGTTGATTGCCAAACAACAAAAAACGATCGCGGCACTGGAACGATCCGTCGCCGAGTTAACCAACCCTCCGTCCAACACCTAA